One Acidimicrobiales bacterium genomic region harbors:
- a CDS encoding choice-of-anchor Q domain-containing protein has product MAATSLVMWGVLGAMQTTAASASTAATSGGAASKAPHPAKHTAKPAPAPTKPTSSGTGWSQTAFNARHTSPANKAGVITASSKMNFATTNPVVFTVNTFADDASGTAANCASGSATPCTLRDAVAAADDSSTVQAAVIKLAPGLYQLVYGTLSLTNPNGTLVEPTSGDASGTVVAIPEGSDPAGPAGAVSTPVVSQTDNADSATSDYTVDFTTSVGGALPGSSTITIAAPAGTVLPASGYTVTDEISSDFSPTVASVSRSNSGSTATLTLTPATGYPEVPPAQALHVSIPGVQNPTATSPANLTVATSADTTPVSSIDYSIVAASGEVTGVSASTSSLAAQATGTTYTVNFTPATALSGDATPADTVTITAPAGTDFTSSTATDYTACSGSGCTPSAVFASAAPAAGPGSSTDNQVVLTLAAGQSLPAGQPVKVQAANVTNPPAPSAAEVLSVVTSQDTTPTWSSAYSTTASSDGSIFSIDTSSNSGLSEINSLSLVGGATSNGAGVYQGSNGPVELDNNNFFDNYASSDGGGAYVDGVAYLSNDTFSTESSYDGGGLYAHSGSDVLVNNVTFDYSYAGYGGGADFEGILSGSGVTANYDSVGYSSEYGGGLYLDTYDTQLSGVTANYDSAASGGGIYEYDYSATLTNVVADHDTASNEGGGWYEDAYTVTLNSSPGFVNDFSNDSSYDGGGIYIDDYSDILSNVTANNDTASDEGGGINIDFTAGAHFTNVSASGDTAYNGGGVYAYEVSGNLTWNGGTLGSAIAPSSTASCSSGTASSDTASYEGGGFYLEDSSYNGTIALNGLTIDGNVAEYGGGFFNDYNYESGLTITNSNMSGNAACDDGSGEGGGIWGGYAVPSLVNTTVDYNYADSDGGGVYLYPEYEYSSFDMTGGSLSNNQAPYGVGGALAIYDYDNYSTTTLSNVTVDHNSATYGGGIYNDGGVLKVVGGSLSNDTASSSSGGWGGALVDEQDEPEVTNISGATLANDSGTGDPGYNGAGAIYEAGYEQLTLTNDSFSADSGDWGGALYVDDYDEAVHITGSTFSGNTAPGTTADNGGGGAIYNDGWLTSLTNDTLTGNSVTNGSGGAIYNDYNLDMSEVTVASNTASTGAGGIDDEWTATAGYSILSGDTPVECAGDGLPLGSAGYNVVSDTTCGVQSQGDNTGVNANVEPLADNGGPTETMALPVNSPAVNIKVANSCPSSYDQRGDARPTSILGVTGCDAGAYQSPAVLPHGYWLAASDGGVFTFGDVGYYGSKGGQHLNAPVVGIAETPSGKGYWLVASDGGVFNFGDATYYGSKGGQHLNAPIVGIAAAPNGMGYWLVAADGGVFNFGPGAAFYGSEGSTVLNKPVVGMAVTASGNGYWLVASDGGVFTHGDAGYFGSEGSQHLNSPVVGMASPDQGGYWLVASDGGIFRFGDVGFFGSHGGSPLNKPVVGMAAPDLGGYWLAASDGGIFNYGDAGYFGSKGGQHLNAPVVGMSGF; this is encoded by the coding sequence GTGGCAGCGACATCGCTCGTGATGTGGGGTGTGTTGGGCGCGATGCAGACCACCGCAGCCAGCGCCTCCACCGCAGCGACCAGCGGTGGCGCGGCCTCGAAGGCGCCGCATCCGGCGAAGCACACCGCCAAGCCCGCGCCGGCGCCGACCAAGCCCACCTCCTCGGGGACGGGTTGGAGCCAGACGGCGTTCAACGCGAGGCACACCTCGCCGGCCAACAAGGCGGGTGTGATCACGGCCTCGTCGAAGATGAATTTCGCGACGACCAATCCGGTCGTCTTCACGGTGAACACCTTTGCTGACGACGCTTCAGGCACTGCGGCCAACTGCGCGTCAGGCAGTGCGACGCCCTGCACCCTTCGCGACGCGGTAGCGGCCGCCGACGACAGCTCGACCGTCCAGGCCGCTGTCATCAAGCTGGCACCCGGTCTCTACCAGCTGGTGTACGGGACCCTCAGCCTCACCAACCCCAACGGCACCCTCGTCGAACCGACGAGCGGTGACGCGTCCGGGACGGTCGTGGCGATCCCGGAGGGTTCCGACCCCGCGGGGCCCGCTGGCGCGGTCTCCACTCCGGTGGTCTCCCAGACGGACAACGCCGACAGCGCCACAAGTGACTACACCGTCGACTTCACCACCTCGGTGGGTGGCGCGCTTCCGGGCTCCTCGACGATCACGATCGCCGCTCCGGCGGGCACGGTCCTGCCAGCGAGCGGTTATACGGTGACGGACGAGATTTCCAGCGACTTCAGCCCGACTGTCGCGTCGGTCAGCCGCTCGAACAGCGGCTCCACCGCCACGCTGACGCTCACCCCGGCTACCGGATACCCCGAGGTGCCGCCGGCGCAGGCTCTTCATGTATCGATCCCCGGGGTGCAAAACCCGACGGCGACCTCGCCTGCGAACCTGACCGTTGCGACCAGCGCGGACACGACCCCGGTGTCGTCGATCGACTACAGCATCGTCGCTGCCAGCGGCGAGGTCACCGGAGTCTCGGCCAGCACGAGCTCGCTGGCCGCTCAGGCGACCGGGACGACCTACACGGTCAACTTCACGCCCGCTACGGCATTGTCCGGTGACGCCACGCCGGCGGACACCGTAACGATCACAGCTCCTGCGGGAACCGACTTCACGTCCAGCACCGCGACCGACTACACGGCGTGCTCCGGCTCCGGATGCACCCCCTCTGCGGTTTTCGCCTCGGCTGCTCCAGCCGCGGGTCCCGGCTCGAGCACCGACAACCAGGTGGTCCTCACGTTGGCGGCTGGTCAGAGCCTTCCCGCCGGCCAGCCAGTTAAGGTCCAGGCTGCAAATGTGACGAACCCGCCCGCACCGTCCGCGGCCGAGGTTCTCAGCGTCGTGACCTCACAGGACACCACTCCCACGTGGTCGTCTGCGTACTCGACCACAGCTTCCAGCGACGGGAGCATCTTCTCGATCGACACGTCGTCGAACAGCGGTCTCAGCGAGATCAACAGCCTGAGCCTGGTCGGCGGCGCCACGTCCAATGGCGCCGGCGTCTACCAGGGCAGCAACGGCCCGGTTGAGCTCGACAACAACAACTTCTTCGACAACTACGCCAGCAGTGACGGCGGCGGTGCTTATGTCGACGGCGTTGCTTACCTGTCGAACGACACATTCAGCACTGAGAGCAGTTATGACGGCGGGGGTCTGTACGCCCACAGCGGCAGCGACGTCCTGGTCAACAACGTGACCTTCGACTACAGCTACGCCGGTTACGGTGGCGGTGCCGACTTCGAGGGAATCCTCTCCGGCTCGGGTGTCACCGCCAACTACGACAGCGTCGGCTATAGCAGCGAGTACGGCGGAGGTCTCTACCTCGACACTTACGACACCCAGCTGAGTGGCGTCACCGCCAACTACGACTCGGCCGCCAGCGGTGGTGGCATTTACGAGTATGACTACTCCGCCACTCTCACCAATGTCGTGGCCGACCATGACACGGCGAGCAATGAGGGCGGAGGCTGGTACGAGGATGCGTACACGGTCACGCTCAACTCGTCGCCGGGCTTTGTCAACGACTTCTCGAATGACTCGTCCTACGACGGCGGCGGCATCTACATCGACGACTACAGCGATATCCTGTCCAACGTCACGGCCAACAACGACACGGCCTCCGACGAAGGTGGTGGAATCAACATCGACTTCACCGCCGGCGCTCACTTCACCAATGTCTCCGCCTCCGGTGACACCGCCTATAACGGCGGCGGGGTCTATGCCTACGAGGTTTCCGGCAACCTCACGTGGAACGGTGGCACGCTCGGATCCGCCATCGCCCCGAGCTCTACCGCATCGTGCTCCAGCGGGACGGCGTCCTCCGACACCGCCAGCTACGAGGGCGGCGGGTTCTATCTGGAGGACAGCAGCTACAACGGCACGATCGCCCTTAACGGACTCACCATCGACGGCAATGTCGCGGAATACGGCGGTGGTTTCTTCAACGACTACAACTACGAGTCGGGACTCACAATCACCAACTCAAACATGTCCGGTAACGCTGCATGCGACGACGGCAGTGGCGAAGGAGGCGGCATTTGGGGCGGCTACGCCGTACCAAGCCTCGTTAACACGACCGTCGACTACAACTACGCCGACAGCGATGGGGGCGGTGTATATCTCTACCCCGAGTACGAGTACAGCAGCTTCGACATGACCGGAGGGTCGCTGTCGAACAACCAGGCTCCCTATGGGGTTGGTGGTGCCCTAGCTATCTACGATTACGACAACTACTCGACGACGACCCTGTCAAATGTGACCGTCGACCACAACAGCGCCACGTACGGCGGTGGTATCTACAACGACGGAGGCGTGCTGAAGGTCGTCGGAGGGTCTCTCTCCAATGACACCGCCAGCTCCTCGAGCGGTGGTTGGGGTGGCGCCCTGGTCGACGAGCAGGACGAGCCCGAAGTCACCAACATCTCCGGTGCGACCCTGGCCAACGACAGCGGCACAGGCGACCCTGGATACAACGGTGCCGGTGCCATATACGAAGCTGGCTACGAGCAGCTCACACTGACGAATGACAGCTTCTCCGCTGACAGCGGTGACTGGGGGGGAGCCCTCTACGTGGATGACTACGACGAGGCCGTCCATATCACCGGTTCGACTTTCTCGGGCAACACCGCTCCCGGGACGACGGCTGACAACGGTGGGGGAGGCGCCATCTACAACGACGGATGGTTGACGTCGCTGACCAACGACACCCTGACGGGTAACTCGGTGACCAACGGTTCCGGTGGTGCGATTTACAACGACTACAACCTCGACATGTCCGAGGTGACGGTCGCCTCCAACACGGCTTCCACCGGTGCGGGTGGCATCGACGACGAGTGGACCGCCACGGCGGGTTACTCGATCCTCTCTGGCGACACTCCCGTCGAGTGCGCCGGTGACGGCCTCCCGTTGGGATCCGCGGGCTACAACGTGGTGTCGGATACAACCTGCGGCGTTCAATCGCAGGGTGACAACACGGGCGTCAACGCCAACGTCGAGCCCCTGGCCGACAACGGTGGGCCCACCGAGACGATGGCACTGCCGGTCAACAGCCCGGCTGTCAACATCAAGGTGGCGAATAGCTGCCCGAGCAGCTACGACCAGCGTGGAGATGCCCGCCCGACCAGCATCCTGGGGGTCACCGGTTGTGATGCCGGTGCTTACCAGAGCCCGGCCGTGCTACCGCACGGCTACTGGCTGGCAGCCTCCGATGGTGGAGTCTTCACCTTCGGCGACGTCGGGTACTACGGCTCCAAGGGCGGTCAGCATCTGAACGCCCCGGTCGTCGGCATCGCAGAGACGCCCAGCGGCAAGGGATACTGGCTGGTCGCTTCCGACGGTGGTGTGTTCAACTTCGGTGACGCCACCTATTACGGCTCCAAGGGCGGCCAGCACCTGAACGCCCCAATAGTCGGGATCGCGGCGGCACCAAACGGCATGGGTTACTGGCTGGTCGCCGCAGACGGTGGCGTGTTCAACTTCGGACCAGGAGCCGCCTTTTATGGCTCCGAAGGCAGCACGGTGCTGAACAAACCCGTCGTTGGCATGGCGGTCACAGCAAGTGGCAACGGTTACTGGCTGGTCGCCTCCGACGGAGGGGTGTTCACCCACGGTGATGCCGGATACTTCGGTTCCGAGGGCAGCCAACACCTGAACTCCCCGGTCGTGGGCATGGCGTCCCCCGACCAGGGTGGCTACTGGCTGGTCGCCTCCGACGGTGGCATCTTCAGGTTCGGTGACGTCGGGTTCTTCGGCTCGCACGGCGGGTCGCCATTGAACAAGCCTGTAGTGGGCATGGCGGCGCCTGATCTGGGTGGCTACTGGCTGGCGGCCTCCGACGGTGGCATCTTCAACTATGGGGATGCCGGGTACTTCGGCTCCAAGGGTGGTCAGCATCTGAACGCCCCGGTCGTCGGTATGTCCGGCTTCTAG
- a CDS encoding AAA family ATPase: MSRAAELARVQSLFEQARHGQGGALFIEGQPGNGKTALLEKALATVGGMVVLRVDGIEVESTLASAGLSRLQRRLKRFAPTRSPGRPAWDDPLGAGLVLLEQLCRLSEDRPVAVVGDDAHWLDRFTLDVFGIVARRIEEQPIAFLLAGEPQTRANRSLTGVDVIVLDEAFGAKSLLEPGYGRAGFAEVAMLGEFAVRTSGRPVRISDGLAATLLKVVALKGHVPAEEVEEILWPGAQPGLGRARMRNVVHRIRTSCGPLVVRDGRTLRLAPGVRVDVHVFEETAIKAIVAVESGVVDAAEMAWDAISLYTGELLPVDRHADWAAAARERLARLYFSLFDTLEMDASKRGEIAEALQVIERAIELDPYDEARYLRGAKLLAGRGSTSLALSMIRRGQAAMGRLGLPTSPAVAEMLETLSE, translated from the coding sequence GTGAGCCGCGCAGCGGAACTCGCGCGCGTGCAATCGCTGTTCGAGCAGGCCCGCCACGGGCAGGGCGGAGCTCTGTTCATCGAGGGGCAACCTGGTAACGGCAAGACGGCTCTCCTCGAGAAGGCACTTGCCACTGTCGGGGGCATGGTTGTCCTGCGTGTCGACGGCATAGAGGTCGAGAGCACCTTGGCTTCCGCCGGATTGTCCCGACTGCAGCGTCGCCTGAAGAGGTTCGCCCCGACCAGGTCCCCCGGCCGACCTGCGTGGGACGACCCGCTAGGGGCCGGCCTGGTCCTACTCGAGCAGCTGTGCCGACTCTCGGAGGATCGGCCGGTGGCCGTCGTGGGCGATGATGCTCACTGGCTGGATAGATTCACTCTGGATGTGTTCGGAATCGTGGCTCGACGAATCGAGGAGCAGCCGATTGCTTTCTTGCTGGCAGGCGAGCCCCAAACGCGAGCCAACCGGAGCCTGACGGGAGTCGATGTGATCGTGCTCGACGAGGCGTTCGGGGCCAAGTCGCTCCTCGAACCGGGCTACGGCCGGGCAGGGTTCGCCGAGGTGGCGATGCTGGGCGAGTTCGCCGTGCGAACCAGTGGGCGGCCGGTTCGCATCAGCGACGGTTTGGCCGCGACCCTCCTGAAGGTGGTGGCGCTCAAAGGACACGTTCCGGCAGAAGAGGTGGAGGAGATCCTCTGGCCCGGCGCCCAGCCGGGCCTCGGTCGTGCACGCATGCGCAATGTTGTCCATCGGATCAGGACGTCCTGCGGGCCCCTGGTCGTGCGGGACGGGCGGACACTCCGACTGGCCCCCGGTGTCCGAGTCGACGTGCATGTCTTCGAGGAAACAGCGATCAAGGCGATCGTGGCCGTCGAATCCGGCGTCGTGGACGCCGCGGAGATGGCATGGGATGCGATATCGCTTTACACGGGTGAACTGCTACCCGTCGACCGACACGCGGACTGGGCCGCCGCGGCCCGTGAACGCCTCGCCCGGCTGTACTTTTCGCTGTTCGACACCCTCGAGATGGACGCGAGCAAGCGTGGTGAAATCGCCGAGGCTCTACAGGTCATCGAGCGCGCCATCGAACTCGACCCCTACGACGAGGCTCGTTATTTGAGGGGTGCCAAGCTCCTGGCAGGTCGAGGATCTACCAGCCTGGCACTGTCAATGATCCGTCGGGGACAAGCCGCCATGGGCCGGCTCGGGTTGCCGACCTCCCCGGCGGTTGCAGAGATGCTGGAGACGCTGTCCGAATGA
- a CDS encoding alpha/beta hydrolase fold domain-containing protein produces MAKTDNTELDVVVVGAGFAGLYLLHRLRGLGFSAKVFESADDVGGTWYWNRYPGARCDIPTTDYAYSFDPELEREWSWSEKYATQPEILSYLQHVANRYDLRRDIVFSTRVDSAVWDGDANRWRLVTDKGDTVVCRHYVMATGCLSLPKAPDIEGVDRFQGEVYFTGRWPHHKVDFTGKRVAVIGTGSSGIQSIPLIAEEASQLVVFQRTPNFSVPAHNGPPDPERLAALAADREAYRESARWSRGGVPTEMTAIMGVTAPEEVRRQRFEAAWEAGELFAILSVFADQGVNLASNDILSEMIREKIRSIVDDPDTAEALSPKDYPFGTKRPCLDTNYFQTFNLPHVHLVDLRKTPISTITETGVDTVDESFEFDSIVFATGFDAVTGALVSVDITGREGLTLKEKWADGPSTYLGLTAVGFPNFFAITGPQSPSVLSNMVVSIEQHADWIADCLEYMREHNFETIEPTPTAEAGWNQHCDDCAAITLYPLANSWYMGANVPGKPRVFLPYIGGVDNYRGACDDVAANGYLGFELNGPGGSQCQDGVVRRMQPDVALVLQTMEALGLPPIESLPVADARAFMDAIATQRPPGPEVGEIVDGVLPGPAGDLEYRLYRPEGPGPHPVVAYFHGGGWVLGAKDSDEPLCRDLCVRSGAVVVSVDYRHAPEARFPAAVDDAFAAVEWIASHATELGGIPGQLAVAGWSAGANLCAVVCQLARDAGGPDILGQLMLTPVTDCDMGHASYQENAEGYILTAALMRWFLDHYVEPADRQDPRVAPLRGELSGLPPAAIVTADFDPLRDEGQAYADALEAAGVPVRRIRARGHTHTSVTMVDVVISGAPVRAEMTEALTSWFPAPVRS; encoded by the coding sequence GTGGCAAAGACCGACAACACCGAACTCGACGTAGTCGTCGTAGGCGCCGGCTTCGCCGGCCTGTACCTGCTGCACCGACTACGCGGGCTAGGGTTCTCCGCGAAGGTCTTCGAGTCGGCCGACGACGTCGGCGGCACCTGGTACTGGAACCGGTACCCGGGGGCCCGCTGCGACATCCCGACCACTGACTATGCCTACAGCTTCGATCCGGAGCTGGAACGCGAATGGAGCTGGTCGGAAAAGTACGCCACGCAGCCGGAGATCCTGTCCTACCTGCAGCACGTAGCCAACCGCTACGACCTTCGCAGGGACATCGTCTTCTCGACCCGCGTCGACTCGGCAGTGTGGGACGGGGATGCCAACCGCTGGCGGCTGGTTACCGACAAGGGCGACACCGTCGTGTGCCGTCATTACGTGATGGCTACCGGCTGCTTGTCGCTGCCGAAGGCCCCCGACATCGAGGGAGTCGACCGCTTCCAGGGGGAGGTCTACTTCACCGGCCGGTGGCCCCACCACAAGGTGGATTTCACGGGAAAGAGAGTGGCCGTCATCGGCACCGGGTCGTCGGGCATCCAATCGATCCCTCTGATCGCCGAGGAGGCCTCGCAGCTCGTCGTGTTCCAGCGGACCCCGAACTTCTCGGTTCCGGCGCACAACGGCCCTCCAGATCCGGAGCGCTTGGCCGCCCTTGCCGCGGACCGCGAGGCTTACCGCGAGTCTGCGAGGTGGTCGCGCGGCGGAGTCCCGACAGAGATGACGGCGATCATGGGCGTCACCGCTCCGGAGGAGGTCAGGCGCCAGCGGTTCGAGGCGGCATGGGAGGCGGGAGAGCTCTTCGCGATCCTGAGCGTGTTCGCCGACCAAGGTGTGAACCTCGCCTCCAACGACATCCTCTCGGAGATGATCCGAGAGAAGATCCGCTCGATCGTCGACGATCCCGACACCGCCGAGGCGCTCTCCCCCAAGGACTACCCGTTCGGGACCAAACGGCCCTGCCTCGACACCAACTACTTCCAGACGTTCAACCTGCCCCACGTGCACCTGGTGGACCTTCGCAAGACACCGATTTCCACGATCACCGAGACAGGTGTCGACACTGTGGACGAGTCCTTCGAGTTCGACTCGATCGTCTTCGCCACCGGCTTCGACGCGGTGACCGGAGCCCTCGTGTCGGTGGACATCACCGGCCGCGAGGGTCTGACGCTCAAGGAGAAATGGGCGGACGGCCCTTCGACCTATCTCGGCCTGACCGCGGTGGGCTTCCCCAACTTCTTTGCGATCACCGGACCCCAGAGCCCCTCGGTCCTGTCCAACATGGTCGTGTCCATCGAACAGCACGCCGACTGGATCGCCGACTGCCTCGAGTACATGCGCGAACACAATTTCGAGACCATCGAGCCCACCCCGACAGCCGAGGCGGGCTGGAACCAGCACTGTGACGACTGCGCGGCCATCACCCTGTACCCGCTGGCGAATTCGTGGTACATGGGGGCCAACGTTCCGGGCAAGCCCCGGGTGTTTCTCCCCTATATCGGAGGTGTCGACAACTACCGCGGCGCGTGCGATGACGTAGCGGCGAACGGCTACCTCGGCTTCGAGCTGAACGGACCCGGAGGCTCACAATGCCAAGATGGCGTCGTTCGCCGCATGCAGCCGGACGTGGCCCTCGTGCTGCAAACGATGGAAGCCCTCGGGCTTCCCCCGATCGAATCGCTTCCCGTAGCCGATGCACGGGCCTTTATGGACGCGATCGCGACTCAGCGTCCCCCGGGCCCAGAAGTCGGCGAGATCGTCGACGGCGTGCTCCCGGGCCCAGCCGGCGACCTGGAGTACCGCCTCTACCGGCCGGAAGGCCCCGGGCCGCATCCCGTGGTCGCCTACTTCCACGGGGGTGGCTGGGTCCTGGGTGCCAAGGATTCTGACGAGCCGTTGTGCCGCGATCTCTGCGTCCGGTCGGGCGCGGTGGTCGTCTCGGTGGACTACCGCCACGCTCCCGAAGCCCGCTTCCCCGCCGCGGTCGATGACGCGTTCGCGGCAGTCGAGTGGATCGCTTCGCACGCGACCGAGCTCGGAGGTATACCCGGACAGCTGGCCGTCGCCGGCTGGAGCGCCGGTGCCAACCTCTGCGCGGTAGTGTGCCAGCTTGCCCGTGACGCGGGCGGGCCTGACATCCTCGGGCAACTCATGCTCACTCCCGTAACGGACTGCGACATGGGACACGCCTCGTACCAGGAGAACGCCGAAGGGTACATCCTCACCGCCGCGCTCATGCGCTGGTTCCTCGACCACTACGTCGAGCCAGCAGACCGTCAGGATCCTCGTGTCGCGCCGCTACGGGGTGAGCTCTCAGGCCTTCCGCCGGCCGCGATCGTGACAGCCGACTTCGACCCCCTGCGCGATGAGGGTCAGGCATACGCCGACGCGCTCGAGGCTGCCGGGGTGCCTGTGCGGCGGATCCGGGCGCGCGGGCACACCCATACCTCGGTGACCATGGTCGACGTCGTGATCTCGGGAGCGCCGGTGCGCGCCGAGATGACCGAGGCCTTGACGAGCTGGTTTCCCGCGCCGGTTAGAAGCTGA
- a CDS encoding EAL domain-containing protein — protein sequence MKAAVVITAIAGSIRLATVTDPGFTAVVVAVLVCGAAGYGLWSNGRAGLEWLAPWGIITLGLAANVAGVIVGRGDLATFAAPSALSLSLTICGEAVAVAGLALALHQRLPGRWVESLAGAAVSILALMVPLVALFVVPELGWYPGRELSTMAAPLLAFLMLWMGCSTSAPGHRQPIAYRYLLGGFACLFVAHAAATSLYLAGAQWSSVPVDAVELLGLCLWACAILHPSQRRPLDPVPFRSSPPGWAQIAMILVAALVAPATLATTVVLHARANLAVLATGSVVLPILIVLYLLYLVFARSSAEYRAQHDPLTGVCNRKLFDDRLDAALIEAGRGGSSLAVMFLDLDRFKSINDSLGHAVGNQVLQAVVQRLQSRLRSCDVLARMGGDEFTILMPDVGGKERAANLAHRLLGAFAEPFHVGDKLLPVQTSIGVAIHPDDGTDGETLMKNADTAMYQAKAAGRSTYMVYNSAMSARAELRFVLESSLRGALQRGQMAVHYQPKFGLGGLEIKGVEALARWHHPRLGFIPPSAFIPLAEETSLIASLGEWVLESACLQAKEWQEKGYPRLPVAVNVSPRQFVRQSVVRIVENVLARTGLDPTLLELEVTESVLIEHMKETARSLGDLREMGVRCSIDDFGTGYSALTYLTDMPVDAIKIDPSFVRKIDTGGGAPIVGAVIDLAHSLGLSVVAEGVETQSQLQFLSDHACDLLQGFLFSPAVPAGDIETFLTDPPRVLLLDGLDEPASRAPEPLVMPPWRLAEVLAGIGPNGTWTDVMIRNVGSVLSALREEEVIQVSVARASRLIPARLAIGTLAGLASVTGGLGLAGGLAPIHKVATDLLQEAGAVALPSAPAGF from the coding sequence ATGAAGGCAGCTGTAGTGATCACAGCGATAGCGGGGAGCATTCGGCTCGCCACCGTGACCGACCCGGGTTTCACCGCTGTTGTCGTCGCGGTGCTCGTGTGCGGTGCTGCCGGTTACGGCCTGTGGTCTAACGGCCGGGCTGGGCTCGAGTGGCTGGCTCCGTGGGGGATCATCACCCTCGGACTCGCCGCGAACGTCGCCGGCGTGATCGTCGGGCGGGGCGACCTCGCGACTTTCGCCGCACCCTCCGCCCTTTCGCTGTCGCTGACGATCTGCGGCGAGGCAGTGGCCGTCGCCGGCCTGGCTCTCGCGCTGCATCAACGCCTGCCGGGTCGCTGGGTCGAATCGTTGGCGGGCGCCGCCGTTTCGATCCTCGCCCTCATGGTGCCGTTGGTCGCCCTGTTCGTCGTTCCGGAGCTCGGTTGGTATCCCGGACGGGAGCTCTCGACGATGGCCGCTCCTCTGCTGGCTTTCCTGATGCTGTGGATGGGCTGCAGCACCAGCGCGCCGGGACACCGCCAGCCCATCGCCTACCGCTACCTGCTGGGTGGGTTCGCGTGCCTGTTCGTGGCCCACGCCGCGGCGACGTCCCTATATCTCGCCGGCGCGCAGTGGTCCTCGGTTCCCGTTGACGCAGTCGAGCTGTTGGGCCTGTGCCTGTGGGCGTGCGCCATCTTGCACCCGAGTCAGCGTCGCCCTCTGGACCCCGTGCCGTTCCGTTCCTCACCACCAGGCTGGGCCCAGATCGCCATGATCCTCGTGGCGGCGCTGGTAGCTCCAGCAACGCTGGCGACGACAGTGGTTCTGCACGCTCGCGCGAACCTGGCGGTTCTCGCGACTGGTTCGGTAGTGCTGCCGATACTGATCGTGCTTTACCTGCTCTATTTGGTCTTCGCCCGTTCTTCAGCGGAGTACCGCGCGCAGCACGATCCCCTGACTGGTGTCTGCAACCGCAAGCTCTTTGACGACCGCCTCGACGCGGCGCTCATCGAGGCCGGTCGCGGCGGCAGCAGCCTGGCGGTGATGTTCTTGGATCTCGACCGGTTCAAGAGCATCAACGACAGCCTCGGCCACGCCGTTGGCAACCAAGTTCTGCAGGCAGTAGTGCAGAGACTGCAATCTCGGCTCCGCTCCTGCGACGTCCTCGCGCGTATGGGCGGAGACGAGTTCACCATCCTCATGCCCGACGTTGGGGGCAAGGAACGCGCGGCCAACCTGGCGCATCGGCTACTTGGCGCATTCGCAGAGCCGTTCCACGTCGGCGACAAACTGCTGCCGGTTCAGACCAGCATCGGCGTGGCGATCCACCCGGACGACGGAACGGACGGTGAAACCCTCATGAAGAACGCCGACACGGCCATGTACCAGGCCAAAGCGGCCGGCAGAAGCACCTACATGGTCTACAACTCCGCGATGAGCGCCCGTGCCGAGCTGCGATTCGTGCTCGAGTCGAGCTTGCGGGGGGCGCTTCAGCGAGGCCAGATGGCGGTGCACTACCAGCCCAAGTTCGGGCTCGGGGGGTTGGAGATCAAAGGTGTCGAGGCACTGGCCCGGTGGCACCACCCGCGTCTCGGCTTCATCCCGCCGTCGGCGTTCATTCCGCTAGCCGAGGAGACCAGCCTGATCGCGTCGCTCGGCGAGTGGGTGCTCGAGAGCGCCTGCCTGCAGGCGAAGGAGTGGCAGGAGAAGGGCTACCCGCGCCTCCCCGTCGCCGTCAATGTGTCCCCCCGCCAGTTCGTACGCCAGTCGGTGGTGCGGATAGTCGAGAACGTCCTCGCCCGCACCGGGCTCGACCCGACGCTGCTGGAGCTCGAAGTCACCGAGAGCGTGCTGATCGAGCACATGAAGGAGACCGCTCGCAGCCTCGGCGACCTTCGTGAGATGGGCGTGCGCTGCTCAATCGACGATTTCGGCACGGGCTACAGCGCCCTCACCTACCTGACCGACATGCCGGTGGATGCCATCAAGATCGACCCCTCCTTCGTGCGCAAGATCGACACCGGCGGAGGCGCCCCGATCGTCGGGGCGGTCATCGACTTGGCCCACAGCCTCGGCCTGTCGGTGGTCGCCGAAGGGGTCGAGACGCAAAGCCAGCTCCAGTTTCTCTCCGACCACGCCTGCGACCTGTTGCAAGGGTTCCTCTTCAGCCCAGCGGTCCCGGCCGGCGACATCGAGACTTTCCTCACCGACCCACCGCGAGTGCTTCTCCTAGACGGGCTCGACGAACCCGCGTCGCGGGCGCCCGAGCCGCTTGTGATGCCGCCGTGGCGGCTGGCGGAGGTCCTCGCGGGCATTGGACCGAACGGGACCTGGACCGACGTAATGATCCGCAACGTGGGGTCCGTCCTCTCGGCATTGCGTGAGGAGGAAGTGATCCAGGTGTCGGTCGCGCGAGCGTCGCGCCTGATCCCTGCTCGCCTGGCTATCGGCACCCTGGCAGGGTTGGCGTCGGTCACCGGCGGGCTCGGCCTCGCCGGCGGTTTGGCACCGATCCACAAGGTGGCCACCGATCTTCTCCAAGAGGCCGGTGCCGTCGCCCTGCCGAGCGCCCCGGCTGGGTTCTAG